From the genome of Vespula pensylvanica isolate Volc-1 chromosome 19, ASM1446617v1, whole genome shotgun sequence:
TGTTGTTAACACTTGGTGTATTGCCTGACAGAGAGAGGATGTCGTGTGGAAGAAGTGTGTCGTcgactagaaaaaaaaaaaagaaaaagagaaaatagagagagggggggagggggagaaaaaaagaggaacataatttatttcccgtaataaaatatataaaaatacaaataaaaaagacggAATAATTAACACGATTGTCGCAATAGttaataacgttaataatagGATACTAGAAacaatcatatataaataattatatatgcgAATATAGATaagtagaatatataataatactaaaaatagattagaatattattagacatttttaataaagatacaAGGACGCTATTCACACGGAACTAAAATCCGattattcgttgaaatttttaagcTTCCAACTAAACGCTATCtttctaagaaataaaaaaaattaaagagacagtgagaaagagagagataaatgcTGCATCTcgtcgagagaagaagaacttTGAGATTGACCCCGTCGCAATGGCACGCGTGCCGTGCCGCCTGTTTTCAATTgattaagtaataaaattctaacgaCGTATAACTCGGTCgctcacttctctctctctctctctctctctctctctctctctctctctctctctctctctctctctctctctttgtctccctCTGTAATGTTTCAAGACCATATGTGAACAGTTTGTTCAATTTCATCTCGAGCGAAGATCAACGAAAatgtttatcgatcgatttttatagattattatataataaaaatatattatagcaTTCATCGATCATAAAATGCAAAAAGcaatttcttaaatttaattagaaaacatCGACTGgatcgttttcttcgttttctttttcttctttaataagaTCAATtgcattgaaaagaaattttagtTATATAATGGGAAGAAAAACGTTGGTTCGTTGAAAAACAAGTAATTAGTATGGATAAGTCAATGACGATGTTAACTCGTAGGAATTTGttaattctcttttgtttcaACATTCTTTCGATTCATTGTCCGGGAAATAATCAACGTAAGATTCTCAGAagacgtatacgtatgtatgtatgactCAGTGTCAGGATCATGAACGCGGGACTTTTAAATTACCACGTGATTCTTATTGTCGAATCTAACTAAGctgaaatttcattcaaaatttGTATCACTCTGATAGCGGGATAAAAGGGTTTCTATGGGACTCGTcgttaaaatctttctttattacgtCGCaaaaagcttttttctttctctctctctctctctctctctcacacagacagacacacgcacacacatatacacgtgttCTCTGACATAAGcggccatttttctttctttctttcttttcttttattcgagtTCGTCCTACCTACCACGGAAATTTGTAGAATGGAACCGAGCTATTCTCTATCGTGTTCTCTCGTCTCCTTTTGTTTCGCCGATGAGAACAATTTGCGAGCTGAAGAGGCCCCtctgtatgtttgtgtgtgtgtgtgtgtataatatatatatatatgtactcgtCCACGACAGTCTTCTATATCGATCCCCCGTTGCATCTGCCATTTCCGGCCATGGAAGGTTAACGTTGGCAAAACTTTGAACGAAATCGTTATGGACCTTGACAACTtggcaaattttttttatcgaaatatttgtcGATAATTTTGTTCAAAGAGTCTAATGTGTGGGTTCGTCAATGCAGGGAGTCTATCGAGTAGTCGAGTCGATGCAAGAGTCTACGAAGTAGCAGTTAAATCAATGAAGACGGGTCTCGTTCATTGACGAAATTTCATCGTAGACCCAGGGAATTTTTCAAACtgcgaataataattatcgcaTATATGATTTTCGACcgtttataatttcattaaaatctacgttctaataatattgttttcttttttttagactGCCagtaaagggaaagaaaaagaatggcgGTATTCGGTTTGGTTTCGGCAGTAGCCGGGTTCGTTAAGGTGCGATATCTCATCGATAGAGCCATCATCGACAACATAATATTCAGAGCTCATTATAGAATCACTTCTGCGATTCTTTTTGCCTGTTGCATCATCGTTACTGCCAATAACTTGATAGGTACGTCAtaacgatttaaaataatcccgaatattttattttacgttaatcgaaataaaataataagattatacGATGGAGCAGCGATTTTATCGTTACATAACGAACAAACAATCCTGCGATCGGTCGAGTACTGTCTGACATCTTTTAAGTTTGTCCGATATTTACTGCgagtttaaaaatagaaacttaACGAGACAAGTTTTGAAAGGTCAAACGTCTGCTTACTCGGCCTACTACGTTCATTATAACTCGTGATTAGTATCAAAGatgtcctcttcttctcttgacGTTAAAGCTATCGTATATCCGAGGACGTGAGCCTATTTATCGAGCACGATTGTACTATATTCGTCTCTCGAATATAATCGTTCATAAATGTACGATTAGATAGAACTAACGGTCTGTCCTTTCCGTTGATGGTTTTAGGGGATCCCATAAATTGCATAGCGGACAATGCGGTGCCAACTCACGTGATAAATACTTATTGCTGGATAACGTATACTTTTACGTTGCCGACAAACAACATGAAACAAGTTGGCACCCAAGTAGCTCATCCTGGTCTAGGTGGAGATTACAACGAAGAAAAACTATATCACTCGTATTATCAGTGGGTACCCTTCATGCTCTTCTTCCAAGGTATTCTCTTTTACGTACCGCACTGGATGTGGAAGCAGTGGGAGGAAGGCAAGGTCAGAATGATATCCGATGGTATGAGGGGTGCCATAGTCGATAGCAAGCAGGAACGCGAGGCCAGGACAAACAAATTGGTCGAATACATCCTAGATACTTTGCATTTGCACAACAGTTACGCCGCCGGATATTTCTTCTGCGAGGCACTTAATTTCGTCAACGTTGTGAGTATACGAGAATGTCCGATATCGATAGTAACAGATTAAGCGATTGGATCTTAATTCCGCGtgggtaaaaaaagaaagaaaagacgacgGTTTCGTCGTTAACATCGACTATCATTTTTCCAGGTTGGTAATATGTTCTTCATCGACACCTTCCTAGGCGGAGCATTTTTGACGTACGGTACGGAAGTCATAACCTTTAGCAACATGAATCAAGAACAACGTACCGATCCAATGGTCGAGAGATTTCCAAGAGTGACCAAATGCACCTTCCATAAATTCGGTGCTTCCGGCACGATACAGAAGCTCGACGCTTTATGCGTGCTCGCCTTGAATATTCTCAACGAGAAGATCTACATCTTCCTGTGGTTTTGGTTCATTATACTGGCTGTGATGTCAGGCCTAGCTGTTCTCTATAGTATGGCAATCGTTCTTTTACCTAGCACGCGCGAAACCATTCTCAGGAAACGATTCAAATTCGGTTCGGCTTCGGACGTCAGTGCACTCATCAGAAAGACTCAAGTTAGTCGAATTCTTTTtagtatttctatatatatatatatatatatatatatatatatatatatatatatatatatctatattgtatggtctaatattttatttccaacCTTTTAGGTCGGTGACTTTCTCCTCATACATCTGCTAGGTCAGAACATAAACACGATGCTATTTACCGACGTACTGAAGGAACTCTGCCGTCGGTTCCACATTGGTTCGGGAAGTAGTGCATCACCTACGTCCGTTCCATCAGCACCGAGCACGCTCGAGATGTCACCAATTTATCCGGAGATCGAGAAATACGCCAAGGACACGGAGATCTAAGCCCTAGCTTCTAAACGTTTACTATACCCATACgaattccttccttccttccttccttcctctatTTCAATTTCCTTATTGTGATAATACCGTCGGTGCCTTTAATCAGACACCACGTTCAAAGTTTTCGTGCTACGATATgatgtgtattttatttttgctaaaaaaaaatatgtatgtgtgtgtgtgtatgtatacatatgtatttatatatgtctatgtatacacatactttttttttttttatatagaaaaaaagaaaaaaaaaaaagaaattctttaacTTTCTCAAACATCGAAGCACGACGAGCTAAgaatagatttatattattaagagTATATTTTAATCCCAAGTACGAATTATTTAGATTCTTCTGATTAGGaagttaaatatattcgttctATCAATCCATTCCTTTTAATAATCAAATCGAaagatatgatatattttcagatatattttcttatcgagtAGACGACAATAAGCagcgagaacgaaaaaaaaaaaaaacagaatgtAAAATTACTAATCAATGGAAATTCGTCGAAGAAGCTAATATTCGTTATTTCTGTTGTCTCATCCGGGAGGATGCATTTCTGCAAGAATTTAATTAGCCATTggaatctatgtatatgtgtgcgtgtgtgtatgcgttcgcgtgtgtgtacatacaccTACACATATTATAGCAGGtgataagaattttttgttcgatgtttcgcaagatgaaagaaaaagagacgaattctaaatatttttttttttcttttttttttatgcttaaGTAACGAAGCAAACAAAGTTGGtagattttattcgttctcttctatctcgttttctctgTTCCTTTcattcccttcttttttttttatatatatatacgtatatttactaGAAATGTCGATTTATTCGTAATTGGTGCAATGACTGGTAGCAAGgtaaaaagcaaataaataaataaaaagcgaAGGCTTAATATAGAATTCGTTATGTGAGTTTGTCAAAGAAGATCTTTAGCTAACTCgttaacgaattaaaattattttttgccGTGTCTTTTAGGATCAAAGCAGGGTGGAACGTTGATCGTAATCCTTGAATTTCGTGCAAACGAGTAtgacaatattaatttttttctattaaatatatatatatatatatctttgttttttgcgAAACCTCGTGTTAATTTTTTGTCTCGAATTATTCATCGAAAAGTCAAtaatgagaatatatatatatatatatatatatatatatattactgaaGCTGCCAATAGTAatgttatacatttattatatacagtatatatatatagtatatacatgtacgtatagaAGTTTTATTCCCACCTTAGTATATAAGAGAAACGAGTGAGGAGATAATTGCAACAATTGTTTAAACGATGTGCcttttatagaattaaaaataatgtttaatacGTTAAGTACGATAATATTAAGTTAGaggattattataattgctCTGCTATTGTTGATTAGTACGAGATGATAAGCGAAATTTACATCCGAATTAAATTAGAATTCTTCAAAAAGAATTCTATATGTATTCGtccaagttttttttttatacgaaagtgatagaaaataataaaaggaaaatacctACACGGAACGATTgtcataatgtatatatatatatatattttcgtaatatgtatattatataattatttttgtatgttCGTTTGACATACTCTTACACAGGGTGAATCAGTTATTATCCATTTGTTTCGAAattaagttttattaatacttttttaaagattaattaataaacaaagttGTATGaactgataataattatactgaTCTATCCTGTAAGTATGTGTAAAATgaacgtacgtatatttaaataatttccaggtatacatatatgtacaaatacatatatcagttccctatatgaaagaaaatagtcacaaaaatatttacaaacgtttctttttttttctttttttttcttttttttttttcaaatcgtaaGTTTCGTGAAAGTCAACAAAGTACGCAATTTCATTCATGGACTTGagaatttgtttgtttgtgtttTTAATCCGACTTACCGATTTCCCCAGTCGACCTTGTTGATAATCCGGAGTTTGAGTTCTCGAGTTTGATCGGTGGTGAGGGTGCCAGCTAAAAGTTGTCGTCGCCATTCCAGTAGCTCTCGCATCACTTTCCGCAGCGTGTTAAACTTGTATGTTTCTCGTTcctaaaaatgaaaggaatatGATGTGTCGTACGTGAGGTTGAAAGCtgaacatgaaaaaaaacTAGGATGAAATCAAAACGAGAGacaagaagatatatatatgtatatatatacatgtatgtgtgtgagagcgtatagtaaatttttatatcgattgatggattaataactaataattaaaatatctctaaGTCCTAATCTTCTCGACCGATTGATGACGCGTAATTATACGAAATGTTCGACGTTGATAAGACAATCCATTGTTAGCTTAGCTTGCATTACAGTGTACTCAAATTGGTATTTATTCAAAAGAAGAATCaccgacgaaaaaaaaatgaaaagaaggtCGATCCAGATAATactaatacatacgtatgcatatatgtatatatgtactcacCACGTAAAGCCTTTTCCAAATACCACCCCATTCTCTAAGGACGAGGGTAACTTCCCGAACGACCGGATCTTCCAAAGGGATAACAGACTCAAAGAGACCCTCATTGTCGATTTTACAAGGTTTCAGGTGTACGTAGGAACTAGGAAATATTCCTTTCACTGCACGATTCTTTGTAGAAAATCCTCTGTACCAACCTGAAAAAGTCAGACGTCTcgacaatatacatataaagtgCCTTCCATTGTttgcaaatttttcaaacaatttttctatactGTTGATACTTTCTTTTGGAATAGTTTAATATGGGATACGCTTTTGTATAGACCAAATTGAAAGGATATTGAAttttggattattattattattactgcaTTTTGTTACCTGCGCATTCTTCCAAAATCTGTACCGTTTCTCCAATTTCAAGAGGAAGTCCATAACGTGTCTCTCCTCGCCAATTGTAGACAGctaaaaatagaaggaaaagaaataataatacatcatTAATTGcatgtataattaatagaaaaaatatttgtgagATTTagttcgtttatatatatacatacatacgtacgtacgtacgtacatgcatatatataaatatatataggaacGTAGAAATGGACGATTATGTAGATTTCAATGTTCTTTTATCGTTGATTTGTCCTTGAATCTGAACCATTCATGAGTCGAGTCTCCCTTAATCGAGATCAAGGGCTCCGTAAAAGGCAGCCTcgagcgaaaaaaaaacagcgagagagaaagagaaactcgcAAACGTTAAAGTTCGCTTATTTATTAACTAGAAATTGTGAGACCGACGGACTTTGCTATGCTCTTTATGATCTTTCATCTACAAGGAAATTGCAAGTATACAAAGAATCGATTCAATTGCTATCGCAAGATCGTTTTAACACTTTgacgtttaatattattatgtagaGATTCTGGACTGTTaatggaatatattttctataagtagatatatatatatatatatatatatctccgaTCAGACAAGAAGAAACAattcaatagaaaatttattaggaatgatctatcgattattttaaaggCAACTTTTATAGAAACTCGATAGAGAATATGATCGATATGTTAAGATCAAGAAGAGGAATGACCTATGGATCATAGTGCGTTTCGTACAAATTAGTACACGTCCATTCCTGGAATCGATAAGCGAGTCTTGGGGCACCGGATACGCGTGACGATGCACGTATGACGAGCCAACTTCCGGTCCTTCGCTGGAGAAACGTACGCGAGATGAATCTCGATGAGTTTGTtcgtctctctcgctcttctttctactcctacgagaaagagagagaaaaaaacgatacGTACACGCACGTAGAAGCGaaaataagtacatatacGTTCATAAGCATAAGTAGTATAAGTTGAAAGGCGTCACGTGTATGTTTTTCTGTGTTTGTGATGTTCGAATGTAACTAAGTTTCATTTACTCGCCCACTACATGTGCCAATGAACGAGCAATTGCGTCGGACATCCCACAGAACGATTTTCGACATCTTTTACAACagctctattatttttttgtattgttcggaataattttttatcgttgtaaACGAATATACAGAGCGTCGAAAATATTcctaagaaatagaaacaattcgatataaaactttctattttttatcttgGAAATAATCACGATTGTTACGTAAAGGTaagatttttaatagttttaattGTCTTGGACGATTCTCGAAGATAATGGTCCATTAgcaattaaacaaaaaatatgctctctctctctccccctcctcctctgtctctctatttctttctccttgtaATAGAAATTCCATTagcgagaaaaataataaaatttacaaggATCCTTCTATCGAATCGTTTGTTGCAATAAATTCGAGATTGAGTGGTAAACTCGAACCAgatgaaatatcgatcgagataaaCGTTGATGGAACTCGTAATTCGTAAATTTAaagaacgtttctctttttttcgcgtatatcaaaatgaaaaaaaatatataagacgATTGTTATGAAAGAATAAGTCGAAATCGAAGGTGACACATTTCGTTCGAAGCAATTTTGCTTGTGAGGCACGTTCGCCGAGCATATCGATGATAAAACACAGTAGgaattaatttgaaagaaaaaaaaatatataacgcgAGAAGAAACTAAAGAGTATTCTcgtgtatatagatagaaacgtagatataaatttttttcttcttaaaaacaATCAACGCGAtaatcttaataaattatttcgtttttgtaTCGCGCGAATACGCtagaaaataatcataataaaaattagataagtATCTTTTTAGAGCTTGAAATCGTAGAGAGTGGTATCGATCCTCttgagaataaaatagaagggACAAGAATTGTCCCGAGGAGAATTTTTGCCTgacatgaaaaaagaaagagggaaagattTGGCAGAAAAGTCCTACCTACAAGATCGTGCGAGCTTCCATCTGCTTGTCTTCCTTTCcacgaaaagaaatcaataatgTCGCTCTTCTATCAATTCGTTAGATACACTCGTGCGAATACGCTACAATTTCTTTAGTAAAACATACACTACTGCTCCCTTAAAAATTTAACCGATCTGGAGACAACTATGATAAAtcaacgtatttatttattcattaaagaATAACAAGATTgcaaaaatgacaaaaaaaaaaaaaaaacaagagagaagaaagaaaaaagaaagtttactTCTTCGAAGTAgtttaatatcgatcgtttgtCGAAATGCTTagttcttttctccttttttctccctctttcttttttttaacgggACACCCCGTATACTTTAGGAAACATTGACGAATAATTTTCCAAACTAAAGGAGGTCCCACGAAACGCTTTCGTCATGAGCATGGAAGCTACCCCGTAGCTTTTCCCTCGTTTTCTCTCCGTCCTGAGTTTTCCCGGGGAATTAAATCGATAACTCCCTTTCTCCTATATAAAACATTCGCAACGGGGGACCCATAGTCTCCTCGTGGCAGGCGCAGAAGGTATTCTCCttccgtctttctctatctctcgttacccctatatacatatatatatatatgtatgtatatgtatatgtatatacatagataaatatggTATACAGGGTGtgctataaaataaaaagaaataaaaaaaatgaatgaatcaaCCCGTTAAAAAATACTTGAAAATCAGCTTCCATTCCATTTAAATAATCTcattaatcgttcgattaattcgttctactttttatgattattccgtttattatataaagaaaataataatttcgtatagatttcaaatataaataaattatatgttaagGATATTacatcaaaatgaaaaagtattaaatatagaaTGATACTTCAAATAGAATTGGATGATTATTTTGATGGATCTTTCGCTGATCGTAATTGTATGGGACAccttgtatatgtgtacacagcatctctttgtatttctctctctctctctctctctctctctctctaactcacGTGGATTCACACGTGTCGAGATACTTGCTCGGTGTACGAGCCACGCTGAGCTTAACGACGACAAGGAGGGGTTCTAATGCCTTCTGGCACGTAGGGATCCAGGCATGACGGAAAAGTCTCGGATGAAACGAGCGGACGTAAACAATGACATCTGAAATCATTAACGTCCATCCGTGGATGAAGAGACTTTTGCCTGGCTTCCTCTagccttctctttttttctctttttcctttttttattatctctctcttttcctctgaTTTTCCCTCCTGTACCtctacctctttttttttttattttttttattttttttttcaaaccattacaatctttttcattgaaaCACTCGACTACTTGAAActtgaaacgaataaaatacgaCTGAATCGTTTTAATAACATATCCTTtggaacgaattaatttttatggaCTCGCGGTTAAagcgtttccttttttttctttttctttttctttttttccttcctttcccaGTTATTTATGTTTGGGGAGACGTATGAAAGTAGTTTAATCAcggtcgttttcttttttgactaACAATACGATACTTTAATCTTATCTAGTCGGCATTTATCTCACTCACATTCCCTATCTAAATTATCGTTTTATCAGGatacgaaagagatagatagagagaaagaaatagagacagagagacgatgggatagttttttaattagatttcgAATCGACtgttcgatttatcgattttcgattGCATTAGGCAACAATATATTGAAACGAATGGtcatcgtcttctttttccatttcaacgttattatttatcattgttctttgttatattttctgatcgttcctttttcgatttatataaatgcctgcatataaatcaatatttcattatcgatattttatttcggaCACGTCGAATACCAATCGAAATTTATATCCCCAGGACGAATGttctctttagaaaaaaaaaaaaaagaaaaaaagaaaagaggagaaaaaagaagaagttttATAATCGGACGATGAAGACAGAATGAAACGATGAGGAAGCAAGGAAAAAGCTACGTGCCAATTCACCCACGTACTTGCTACATTTTTCCTCTTTGGCTTCGGTCCATAAGTAGGGATGATTAAATTTCAAGAGACTTATCGTGTGCTTTgaattaatgtattttaatatgatatttttatttcatgtatGCGAGATAacacgaacatatatatatatatatatatatcgctcgattgattgaatttatttaaatattaaaataaaaaaaaggaatgttttgtaaaatagaaaaagcatgaaaattgaaatactTATTtcaagcttttctttttcttcgatttttcatctctttccctttttttgttttgtttcctttaagaaaatctttcttctcaCATCGTGAATTTCTAttcgaaa
Proteins encoded in this window:
- the LOC122635788 gene encoding innexin inx3 isoform X1 — protein: MAVFGLVSAVAGFVKVRYLIDRAIIDNIIFRAHYRITSAILFACCIIVTANNLIGDPINCIADNAVPTHVINTYCWITYTFTLPTNNMKQVGTQVAHPGLGGDYNEEKLYHSYYQWVPFMLFFQGILFYVPHWMWKQWEEGKVRMISDGMRGAIVDSKQEREARTNKLVEYILDTLHLHNSYAAGYFFCEALNFVNVVGNMFFIDTFLGGAFLTYGTEVITFSNMNQEQRTDPMVERFPRVTKCTFHKFGASGTIQKLDALCVLALNILNEKIYIFLWFWFIILAVMSGLAVLYSMAIVLLPSTRETILRKRFKFGSASDVSALIRKTQVGDFLLIHLLGQNINTMLFTDVLKELCRRFHIGSGSSASPTSVPSAPSTLEMSPIYPEIEKYAKDTEI
- the LOC122635788 gene encoding innexin inx3 isoform X2; the protein is MAVFGLVSAVAGFVKVRYLIDRAIIDNIIFRAHYRITSAILFACCIIVTANNLIGDPINCIADNAVPTHVINTYCWITYTFTLPTNNMKQVGTQVAHPGLGGDYNEEKLYHSYYQWVPFMLFFQGILFYVPHWMWKQWEEGKVRMISDGMRGAIVDSKQEREARTNKLVEYILDTLHLHNSYAAGYFFCEALNFVNVVGNMFFIDTFLGGAFLTYGTEVITFSNMNQEQRTDPMVERFPRVTKCTFHKFGASGTIQKLDALCVLALNILNEKIYIFLWFWFIILAVMSGLAVLYSMAIVLLPSTRETILRKRFKFGSASDVSALIRKTQVSRILFSISIYIYLYCMV